From the genome of Gloeocapsa sp. DLM2.Bin57, one region includes:
- a CDS encoding prepilin-type N-terminal cleavage/methylation domain-containing protein produces MNTPLELKTKLLFYLRRKSSLGFTLLELMVVMIFLSIFSAIALPNLVKQAGKAREVEFKNTIGSINRAQQTYHWEKNEFAQGADDSATLNLLNISFNHKYIEDYNIRAYNDSNYATIRPNNPNYQLDQTRAYAGGTYFDEGNYSVIICQSYEVTEIIDEPVNDQECEPNAERIR; encoded by the coding sequence ATGAATACTCCTTTAGAGTTAAAAACCAAATTGTTATTCTATCTGCGTAGGAAATCATCTTTGGGTTTTACGCTGTTAGAATTAATGGTGGTAATGATTTTTTTGAGTATTTTCTCGGCGATCGCTTTACCTAACTTAGTTAAACAAGCGGGTAAAGCTAGAGAAGTAGAGTTTAAAAACACCATAGGCTCGATTAATCGTGCTCAACAGACTTATCATTGGGAAAAGAATGAATTTGCTCAAGGAGCAGATGATTCTGCGACTCTTAATCTGTTAAATATTAGTTTTAACCATAAATACATTGAAGATTATAACATTAGAGCTTATAATGATAGTAATTACGCCACCATCCGTCCCAATAATCCCAACTATCAGCTAGATCAAACCAGAGCTTATGCAGGGGGTACATACTTTGATGAAGGTAATTATAGCGTAATTATTTGTCAATCTTATGAAGTAACAGAGATTATTGATGAACCTGTAAACGATCAAGAATGTGAACCAAATGCAGAAAGGATTCGCTAA
- a CDS encoding four helix bundle protein has protein sequence MYCYIAQDSLKELETHSIISQKVTLASASSIRTILTQCESMGRLLLALIRSLKNQ, from the coding sequence TTGTATTGCTATATAGCCCAAGATTCTCTCAAAGAATTAGAAACTCATAGCATTATTTCACAAAAAGTCACACTTGCTTCTGCTTCCTCCATTAGAACAATTCTTACTCAATGTGAATCCATGGGCAGACTCCTACTAGCTTTAATTCGCTCCCTTAAAAACCAATAA